The Saprospiraceae bacterium genome includes a window with the following:
- a CDS encoding T9SS type A sorting domain-containing protein, translated as MSVKLFIFCYILVFFGSESFCQKEDYIWLYGWEPFDIRRPDRAADTTRGSSNIDFNFDPPKIYYVPGRFIDFGDSNSSVCDSSGHLLAYTNGQVIYNGKDKPIADTINYSPDWEYWNLGNDTLAIPVGLAFFKSSLVLPVPGMQDEYYVFYQTVDRNTFHTVNTRYSRIMKNDSSNSWTVIYKDKLLIEEHLGGGAIAACRHANGRDWWFILPLFDTKTFQLYLISDDTIINKGKVEIGLDTEEFGIGTFVFSSNGEYFALMGGYRLGEQKILIKYGYFNRCTGSFTYLGEERHGSFGLLAAVAFSYNSRFLYIVDNNTKIYQYDLKSTNISESKLLVAEYDGYEYINPTDVNQFGYKVNFCYMGEGPDGRIYISPSSGSTRKMGVIEYPHERGEACEVRQHSIHIPTVFTRTMPNFPTYRLGPLDGSPCDTLGLDNHPVAKFRYEPDTLDHLRIRFTDLSYFRPETWSWDFGDGSPKVSDRYPFHRYTQNGTYNVCLTVSNENSSNTTCRTITIGTSNSDDTPEPSAIADITLYPNPVVDFLLVTLGEYVPEYGQIFLYDMTGRQVHTQRIWYGQNNVDMSRLSAGMYVGRITDKGRLIRKVKVVKGG; from the coding sequence ATGTCAGTTAAACTTTTTATATTTTGTTATATTTTAGTTTTTTTTGGCTCTGAGTCCTTTTGTCAAAAAGAAGACTATATTTGGCTTTACGGTTGGGAGCCATTTGATATCAGACGTCCTGATAGAGCTGCAGATACAACCCGTGGTTCCAGCAATATAGATTTTAATTTTGACCCACCCAAAATATACTATGTACCAGGGCGTTTTATAGATTTTGGTGATAGCAATTCATCCGTATGTGATAGTTCGGGACATCTTTTAGCTTATACTAATGGACAGGTAATTTATAATGGTAAAGATAAACCTATCGCAGATACCATCAATTATAGTCCTGATTGGGAATACTGGAATCTGGGCAATGATACTCTGGCTATTCCAGTAGGCTTGGCATTTTTTAAATCATCATTAGTACTTCCTGTACCAGGCATGCAAGATGAATATTATGTTTTTTATCAGACCGTGGATAGGAATACATTTCACACAGTAAATACCCGATATAGCAGGATAATGAAAAATGATTCTTCAAATTCCTGGACTGTAATCTATAAAGATAAATTATTGATTGAAGAACATCTCGGCGGAGGAGCTATAGCTGCCTGTCGGCATGCAAATGGCAGGGACTGGTGGTTTATTTTACCTTTGTTTGATACAAAAACTTTTCAACTTTATTTAATTTCTGATGATACCATTATCAATAAAGGGAAAGTAGAAATAGGATTAGATACTGAAGAATTTGGTATTGGTACTTTTGTTTTTTCGTCTAATGGCGAATATTTTGCTTTAATGGGAGGCTACAGGTTAGGTGAACAAAAAATACTTATTAAGTATGGTTATTTTAACAGATGTACAGGTAGTTTTACATATTTAGGAGAAGAAAGGCATGGAAGCTTTGGTTTACTTGCAGCAGTAGCTTTTTCTTATAATAGCAGGTTTCTTTATATAGTGGATAATAACACTAAAATATATCAATATGATCTAAAATCTACCAATATTTCTGAAAGTAAACTTCTGGTTGCAGAATACGATGGTTACGAATACATTAATCCTACAGACGTAAATCAATTTGGATATAAAGTTAATTTTTGTTACATGGGTGAAGGACCTGATGGAAGAATATATATATCACCATCGTCAGGTAGTACCAGAAAGATGGGAGTGATTGAATATCCACATGAAAGAGGAGAAGCATGTGAAGTGAGACAACATTCCATCCATATACCTACCGTATTCACCCGGACTATGCCGAACTTTCCTACTTACCGCCTCGGCCCGTTAGACGGCTCCCCCTGCGATACACTCGGACTTGACAATCATCCGGTAGCGAAGTTCCGCTATGAGCCAGATACGCTTGATCATCTCCGCATCCGCTTTACAGACCTGAGTTATTTCAGGCCGGAGACCTGGAGCTGGGACTTTGGCGACGGCAGTCCGAAGGTTTCAGACAGATACCCTTTCCATCGATATACACAAAACGGCACTTACAATGTATGTCTAACCGTCAGCAATGAAAACAGCAGCAACACCACATGCCGTACCATCACCATCGGTACCAGCAACAGCGATGACACACCGGAGCCATCCGCCATAGCAGACATCACGCTCTATCCCAATCCGGTAGTAGATTTTCTTCTCGTCACACTGGGTGAGTACGTCCCTGAATACGGACAGATATTTTTGTATGACATGACAGGAAGACAGGTACACACACAGCGTATCTGGTACGGACAGAATAATGTGGACATGAGCAGGCTCTCAGCAGGAATGTACGTCGGACGTATTACGGACAAAGGAAGATTGATCAGGAAAGTGAAGGTGGTGAAGGGGGGATAG
- a CDS encoding mechanosensitive ion channel family protein: MFSDFKIFRYLLLILTVFVTTTDVCSQEDSLYSSPQKVVGNHLHYMSEGSFDEEKAALSFPPQYSQSKREQLSQELKHFYDGMGLEIEIKKIPDDPDFIDSLTGKPEFVLFPKKYPEIYLKKSETGWYYSEETSEQISRLYRQIFPEWVDRILNAAPHYAKDKYLGIAIWQYIGFMAILLFIFLLHFILSWIVDKILEKSIWEKLHIGKQHSKNLYKLAKYVSLIILMALTRPLIPLLLLKYNVSGFLHNTVNIFQTIFIFLATVQVINIVRIYLMLMAEKTETKMDDQLIPLLIKSVKIIIGLIAFMHLLTLVGVNVTALIAGASIGGLAIALAAQDTFKNLFGSIMIFLDKPFQIGDFITTSDIEGTIEKIGFRSTRIRKIDTSVISVPNGNLANVTLTNLGIRRFRILDTTINILYSTPPDQIQTFLTELRKLPSEFPEIQQDTWLIYLRNLAPSSIDIYVRLYIEAADFNTELRIREAFIFKIIKTASDTGVSFAYPSTSVYIEKTPGNV; this comes from the coding sequence ATGTTTTCAGATTTTAAAATCTTCAGATATTTATTACTGATACTTACTGTTTTTGTGACAACTACCGACGTTTGTTCACAGGAAGATTCACTGTATAGTTCGCCACAGAAAGTGGTGGGTAACCATTTACACTACATGAGTGAAGGCAGTTTTGATGAAGAAAAAGCGGCTCTTTCTTTTCCACCACAATATAGTCAGAGTAAAAGAGAACAACTGTCGCAGGAATTAAAACATTTTTATGATGGAATGGGCCTGGAGATAGAGATCAAAAAAATACCTGATGATCCTGATTTTATAGACAGTCTGACCGGAAAACCCGAATTTGTTTTATTCCCAAAAAAGTATCCCGAGATATATCTCAAAAAAAGCGAAACAGGATGGTACTATTCAGAAGAAACATCCGAGCAGATATCCCGACTTTACAGACAAATATTTCCGGAGTGGGTGGACAGGATTCTGAACGCTGCCCCGCACTACGCTAAAGACAAATATCTTGGAATTGCAATTTGGCAATACATCGGCTTTATGGCCATATTGCTATTTATTTTTTTATTACATTTCATTCTGAGCTGGATAGTAGATAAAATACTTGAAAAATCCATATGGGAAAAACTCCATATCGGTAAACAACACAGTAAAAATCTATATAAACTCGCGAAGTATGTGAGTCTTATCATTCTGATGGCATTGACCCGCCCCCTGATACCTTTACTATTATTAAAATATAATGTATCGGGATTTCTGCATAATACGGTGAATATATTCCAAACGATCTTTATTTTTCTGGCTACAGTACAGGTAATCAATATTGTCAGAATATACCTGATGCTGATGGCAGAAAAAACTGAAACAAAAATGGATGACCAGCTCATCCCATTATTAATAAAATCTGTAAAAATAATCATAGGTCTTATCGCTTTTATGCATCTGCTTACGCTAGTGGGGGTTAACGTGACCGCTTTGATAGCCGGAGCATCGATCGGGGGTCTGGCAATTGCATTGGCAGCGCAGGACACTTTCAAAAATCTTTTCGGATCTATTATGATTTTTTTAGACAAACCCTTTCAGATAGGAGACTTTATCACCACATCGGATATCGAGGGAACAATTGAAAAAATAGGTTTCAGATCCACCAGAATCAGGAAAATTGATACATCAGTTATCTCCGTTCCAAATGGCAATCTGGCCAATGTCACGCTCACTAATCTGGGTATCAGAAGATTCAGAATATTGGACACCACTATCAATATTCTTTACTCTACCCCACCCGATCAGATACAGACATTTCTGACAGAGTTACGAAAATTGCCTTCAGAATTTCCGGAAATCCAACAAGACACATGGCTGATATATTTGAGAAATCTGGCTCCATCATCCATAGATATTTATGTCAGATTATACATTGAAGCGGCAGATTTCAATACGGAATTGCGCATCAGAGAAGCATTTATTTTTAAAATCATAAAAACTGCTTCTGACACAGGTGTAAGTTTTGCATACCCAAGTACCTCTGTATATATTGAAAAAACGCCGGGAAATGTTTAA
- the pdxH gene encoding pyridoxamine 5'-phosphate oxidase, which produces MHKISELRQEYKKHSLDESTVNSDALVQFSIWFTEAVEAKVPEPNAFTLSTSDLKGRPSARVLLLKGLEKGGLTYFTNYLSRKALESDSNENVALTFLWLELERQVRIYGKASRLSRDESEAYFHSRPRESQIGAWVSPQSKVIPDRKYLEDRMNEKLREFEETEIIPLPDFWGGYLIIPEEVEFWQGRPNRLHDRILYKKNENGWLIERLAP; this is translated from the coding sequence ATGCATAAGATATCGGAATTAAGACAAGAATATAAAAAACATTCTTTAGATGAATCAACAGTTAATTCAGATGCATTAGTACAATTCAGTATTTGGTTTACTGAAGCAGTGGAAGCCAAAGTACCGGAGCCCAATGCATTTACCTTATCCACTTCTGATCTCAAAGGCAGACCGTCTGCAAGAGTGCTATTGCTGAAAGGATTGGAAAAGGGAGGTTTGACCTATTTCACCAATTATCTCAGCAGAAAAGCTTTGGAATCGGATAGTAATGAAAATGTGGCACTAACATTTCTTTGGCTTGAACTGGAGAGGCAAGTGAGGATATACGGAAAAGCATCCCGACTCTCCAGAGATGAATCAGAAGCATACTTTCATTCCAGACCCAGAGAAAGTCAGATCGGTGCCTGGGTATCACCGCAAAGTAAAGTCATACCCGACCGAAAATATCTCGAAGACAGGATGAATGAAAAACTAAGGGAATTTGAGGAAACGGAAATAATTCCTTTACCGGATTTCTGGGGAGGGTATCTTATCATTCCCGAAGAAGTGGAATTCTGGCAAGGCAGACCCAATCGGCTGCATGACAGAATCCTGTATAAAAAAAATGAAAACGGGTGGCTTATCGAAAGATTGGCCCCCTGA
- a CDS encoding efflux RND transporter permease subunit, with the protein MDKTNIKEKLKQFSLSSLAVDNSTSVFLIAFMILLFGIQSYTTMPKEQFPEASLPTVFINTPYFGNSAVEIENLITRPLEKQIEGITGIKKVNSTSIQDFSVIIAEFEADLELENVVRKVKDAVDKAKPDLPNDLTDEPSVQEINLSDIPIVSINVSGNYSNDELKQYAEILQDRIENVKQISKVDLKGALDREVKIDVDLLKMQSLKVSFTDIENAVSSENLTLSGGEIIKNDFKRAVRIIGQFKDVVEIENMIVKSESQRPIFLKEIAKVTYGYKDRASYARSDSFPVISLDVIKRRGQNLIDAAANIDVILAQAKMELPSDLKISKFNEQAVRTKTELVNLENSIISGVILVTLVLLFFLGLRNATFVGLSIPLSMLMGILILNLAGVTLNIVVLFGLILALGMLVDNAIVAVENMYRYMQNGYSPLMAAKYGVGEIAVPIIASTATTLAAFIPLGFWPGIMGEFMKYFPITLIIVLTSSLFVALVINPVIASKFMKIDEQITDENKLKRKRKNILIGVAIAVLISLLFHFGSVMWMRNLILMSSVITLFNFFLLRPSAFAFQNKMLPSFERGYTSFISGSLKGKRPVMIFLGTFGLLIFSIVLLGIRKPKVEFFPNADPVYINAFVELPLGTDIEATNRIVKDIENKIQNKIKSKRQIVEAVLTQIGENTADPNSPPEPGVTPNKARITISFVEAQDRDGLSTSDILAELREEVKDYPGVEIVFDKNANGPPAGKPVNLEIRGENIDTLIVLSENLQSFLNSLNIQGIEELKADIQLGKPELLINIDREAARRYEVSTSAIAFALRTSIFGKEVSKFKEGEDEYPITLRADEQYRNSIENLMNQKITFRNPANGKIAQVPVSAVANFDYSTTYNSIKRKDSERVLTIYSNVLTGYNENEIVAKLKDAMQTYKMPAGFTYEFTGQQQQQAEDMGFLSTAFLVAVFLIFIILVSQFNSIAMPFIIILSVLFSTIGVFLGYSLTGSTISVIFSGVGIISLAGVVVNNAIVLIDYTLLLIKRKMTEMNYIHEHQVTASEIKEIIIEAGATRLRPVLLTAITTILGLIPLAIGFNFNFFSFVSRLDGEFFIGGDNTAIWGPMAWTVIYGLVFATFLTLVVVPVMFWLVYRTRFLLENSLFSKKA; encoded by the coding sequence ATGGACAAAACAAACATCAAAGAAAAACTGAAACAGTTTAGCCTGAGTAGTCTAGCAGTTGATAATTCTACCAGTGTCTTTCTGATTGCATTTATGATATTACTTTTTGGTATTCAGTCCTACACCACGATGCCAAAAGAACAATTTCCGGAAGCTTCTTTACCTACCGTTTTTATAAATACGCCTTATTTTGGTAACTCTGCGGTGGAAATAGAAAATCTGATTACCCGTCCCCTTGAAAAACAAATTGAAGGCATAACCGGTATCAAAAAAGTAAACTCCACTTCTATTCAGGATTTTTCTGTTATTATCGCAGAATTTGAAGCAGATCTTGAACTGGAAAATGTCGTACGCAAAGTAAAAGACGCTGTTGACAAAGCAAAACCGGATCTTCCGAATGACCTGACAGACGAACCATCCGTCCAGGAAATAAATCTATCAGATATTCCGATCGTTTCGATAAATGTATCGGGTAATTATTCGAATGATGAACTAAAACAATATGCTGAAATACTCCAGGACCGTATCGAAAATGTAAAACAAATTTCGAAAGTTGATCTGAAAGGTGCATTGGACAGAGAAGTAAAAATTGACGTTGACTTATTGAAAATGCAGTCTCTTAAAGTTTCTTTTACGGATATAGAAAACGCAGTCTCGTCAGAAAATCTCACATTATCGGGAGGTGAAATCATAAAGAACGATTTCAAAAGAGCGGTCAGAATTATCGGGCAGTTCAAAGATGTCGTTGAGATTGAAAATATGATAGTAAAAAGTGAGAGTCAGCGACCTATCTTCCTGAAAGAAATCGCAAAAGTAACATATGGCTACAAAGACAGAGCCAGTTATGCACGATCTGACTCATTTCCGGTAATCTCTCTGGATGTTATCAAAAGACGCGGTCAAAACCTGATTGATGCAGCAGCTAATATTGACGTGATATTGGCACAGGCAAAAATGGAATTACCCTCAGATCTGAAAATTTCAAAATTCAATGAGCAGGCAGTCAGAACCAAAACAGAATTAGTCAACCTTGAAAACAGTATCATATCAGGTGTAATACTAGTGACTCTGGTACTATTATTTTTTCTGGGACTTCGTAACGCTACTTTCGTTGGACTTTCCATACCATTGTCCATGTTGATGGGGATATTAATCCTGAATTTAGCGGGTGTTACTTTAAATATAGTAGTTCTGTTTGGATTGATACTGGCACTCGGTATGTTGGTGGACAATGCTATCGTTGCAGTGGAGAATATGTATAGATATATGCAAAATGGTTACTCGCCGCTTATGGCTGCCAAGTATGGTGTAGGAGAAATAGCGGTTCCCATTATTGCCTCTACTGCGACCACATTAGCAGCTTTTATTCCTTTGGGCTTTTGGCCGGGCATCATGGGAGAATTTATGAAATATTTCCCTATTACTCTGATCATTGTTTTGACATCATCTCTTTTTGTGGCTTTGGTAATTAATCCTGTGATTGCTTCAAAATTCATGAAAATTGATGAACAAATTACAGATGAAAACAAACTGAAAAGAAAGAGAAAAAACATTTTAATCGGGGTAGCCATAGCAGTTCTTATCAGTTTACTTTTTCATTTCGGAAGTGTAATGTGGATGAGAAATCTGATTCTTATGAGTTCTGTAATTACACTTTTCAATTTTTTCTTACTAAGACCATCCGCATTTGCTTTTCAGAATAAAATGTTGCCTTCATTTGAGAGAGGTTACACCAGCTTTATCAGCGGGTCTCTGAAAGGTAAAAGACCTGTTATGATATTTTTAGGAACTTTTGGCTTACTCATTTTCTCCATTGTTCTTTTGGGGATCCGAAAACCTAAAGTTGAGTTTTTTCCGAATGCGGATCCTGTTTATATCAATGCTTTTGTAGAATTGCCTTTAGGCACAGACATAGAAGCCACCAATCGTATCGTTAAAGATATCGAAAATAAAATTCAAAATAAAATTAAGTCCAAAAGACAGATTGTTGAAGCGGTTCTGACTCAGATAGGAGAAAATACGGCTGACCCTAACTCACCTCCGGAGCCAGGGGTTACACCCAATAAGGCAAGAATTACCATTTCATTTGTCGAAGCACAGGATAGAGATGGTCTTTCCACCTCAGACATCCTGGCAGAGCTCAGGGAAGAAGTCAAAGACTATCCCGGAGTAGAAATTGTTTTTGATAAAAATGCAAATGGACCTCCGGCAGGGAAACCTGTTAATCTGGAAATAAGGGGTGAAAATATTGACACCTTGATCGTTCTTTCTGAAAATCTGCAATCATTTCTGAACAGTCTGAATATTCAGGGGATTGAAGAATTGAAAGCGGATATTCAATTGGGCAAACCTGAATTGTTAATTAACATAGACAGAGAAGCAGCCCGTAGATATGAAGTTTCGACCTCAGCCATTGCATTTGCACTGCGAACATCTATTTTCGGAAAAGAAGTCTCCAAATTTAAGGAGGGTGAGGATGAATATCCGATCACATTGCGGGCAGATGAACAATACAGAAACAGTATTGAAAATCTGATGAATCAAAAAATCACGTTCAGAAATCCTGCCAACGGAAAGATTGCTCAGGTACCTGTATCTGCTGTGGCAAATTTTGATTATTCTACTACATATAATTCTATCAAACGAAAAGATTCTGAAAGAGTACTGACCATCTATTCAAATGTGCTGACAGGCTATAATGAAAATGAAATTGTTGCAAAACTGAAGGACGCCATGCAGACGTATAAGATGCCCGCCGGATTTACGTATGAATTTACGGGACAACAACAGCAGCAAGCTGAGGATATGGGATTTCTTTCGACTGCATTTTTGGTAGCGGTTTTTCTGATCTTTATCATCTTAGTTTCTCAATTTAATTCCATTGCAATGCCGTTTATCATTATACTTTCGGTGTTGTTCAGTACGATCGGGGTATTTTTGGGTTATTCTTTAACCGGATCTACCATATCTGTTATATTTTCAGGAGTAGGTATCATTTCACTTGCTGGGGTGGTGGTCAATAATGCAATTGTTTTAATTGATTATACATTACTTTTGATCAAAAGAAAAATGACTGAAATGAATTATATTCATGAACATCAGGTCACAGCATCAGAGATTAAAGAAATCATTATTGAAGCCGGTGCTACGAGACTTCGACCGGTATTACTGACAGCGATTACAACCATCCTTGGACTGATACCTTTAGCGATAGGATTCAACTTCAATTTCTTTTCATTTGTTTCACGATTGGATGGGGAGTTTTTTATCGGTGGAGATAACACTGCAATCTGGGGTCCGATGGCATGGACTGTTATATACGGACTGGTTTTTGCCACATTCCTTACTTTAGTAGTAGTCCCTGTAATGTTTTGGTTGGTCTATAGAACAAGATTTTTATTAGAAAACAGTTTATTTTCAAAAAAAGCTTAA
- a CDS encoding efflux RND transporter periplasmic adaptor subunit: protein MKSLTLSLALIIAIVSCKPNESNNNSAEGKRALLESKKQELKNIQDEIASLTEELAALDPTTTKPTITVTTEEIKVSVFNRYIDLQGIVSTDDLVNAGSELGGRITRLSVKEGQNVRKGQLIATIDAESIERQKDEISKSLDLAMEVYDRQKRLWEQNIGSEVQFLQAKNNKERLEKSLQTIDSQLKKRNVYAPLNGVVDNVFLKEGEMTAPGSPIVQILNISKVKVTADVPESYLGKVKTGDKVVVTFPALGKEMTKTVTQTGRTIDPANRTFGVEINLDNSSGELKPNLLSVVKINDLTVKDAITIPVDVVQQEVNGNRYVFIAKEENGILMAHKANITIGESADGKILVLTGLKSGDQLIIKGARNVTEKSPVIINKE from the coding sequence ATGAAAAGTCTAACACTTTCACTGGCTTTAATTATAGCCATTGTTTCATGTAAACCAAATGAATCCAACAATAATAGTGCAGAAGGTAAACGGGCACTTTTAGAATCAAAAAAACAGGAACTTAAAAATATTCAGGACGAAATTGCGTCATTGACTGAAGAACTGGCAGCACTCGACCCAACAACCACCAAACCCACTATTACTGTAACCACTGAAGAAATAAAAGTCAGTGTATTTAATAGATATATCGATCTGCAAGGTATCGTTTCTACGGATGATCTGGTAAATGCAGGTAGTGAACTTGGTGGCCGAATCACCCGATTATCAGTCAAAGAAGGGCAGAATGTAAGAAAAGGACAACTAATAGCAACAATCGACGCCGAAAGTATAGAAAGACAAAAAGATGAAATAAGCAAATCGTTGGACTTAGCTATGGAAGTTTATGATCGTCAGAAAAGACTTTGGGAACAGAATATAGGCTCAGAAGTTCAGTTTCTTCAGGCTAAAAACAACAAAGAAAGACTTGAAAAATCACTTCAGACCATTGATAGTCAATTGAAAAAAAGAAATGTGTATGCACCCTTAAATGGAGTAGTTGATAATGTCTTTCTGAAAGAAGGTGAGATGACTGCACCGGGTAGCCCGATCGTGCAGATTCTCAATATCAGCAAAGTTAAAGTAACAGCAGATGTGCCCGAATCATATTTAGGCAAGGTAAAAACAGGTGATAAAGTGGTAGTCACATTTCCTGCTTTAGGCAAAGAAATGACCAAAACTGTCACGCAGACAGGTAGAACTATCGACCCCGCAAACCGGACATTTGGAGTTGAAATAAATCTTGACAATAGTTCCGGAGAATTAAAGCCCAATTTGCTATCCGTTGTAAAAATTAATGATCTGACAGTGAAAGATGCCATCACTATCCCGGTAGATGTGGTACAGCAGGAAGTAAATGGAAACAGGTATGTATTTATTGCTAAAGAAGAAAACGGAATTCTGATGGCACACAAGGCCAATATTACTATTGGTGAAAGTGCAGATGGTAAAATACTCGTTCTGACAGGTCTTAAAAGTGGAGACCAACTGATCATTAAAGGTGCCAGAAATGTGACCGAAAAATCACCTGTCATTATTAATAAAGAGTAA
- a CDS encoding TolC family protein: protein MLRNFLTFIAVILTFAMDAQQSFSLEDAVSFGIKNSNEVKMKDIAINDANSQIKELRSVGIPKVNGFVSYQYYFKVPSQPVADFIRPSIYNVLFEENVIPDRELGPPETFKFTLFQPNSLNSGIEATAMLFDGAYLYSLRASKLYKELIAGEKAVTERDVRINITKAYAAVLIAQENKLILQNNIKNTESALREVKALFDNGFAESLDLDRMQLSNDNLQTELAKIEQLIEVSKNILKFHMNYPLNQEIVLSDKLVVLTENSATDLLSDNDRPDFNKRPEYNVIKLGQLLNDVDLKRTKAGYLPTARAFVNAQANLFRQNLFDNSETGWIPQSAIGLSINIPIYDGGDKSAKLQRIRLNIQKSDVQKEIFEKGVTLELKNASYALKNALSVLESRKKSLEISQRIYDKTMIKFREGVGSSVEVTQAEASLYQAQGVYINAIYDLLSAKINYNNISGKI from the coding sequence ATGCTCAGAAATTTCCTAACTTTTATTGCGGTCATTTTAACTTTTGCGATGGACGCCCAACAGAGTTTTTCACTGGAAGATGCGGTGAGTTTCGGAATTAAAAACAGCAATGAAGTTAAAATGAAAGACATTGCTATCAATGATGCCAACTCACAAATTAAAGAACTCAGGTCCGTTGGAATACCCAAGGTCAATGGCTTTGTCAGCTATCAATATTACTTTAAGGTTCCTTCACAGCCGGTCGCTGATTTTATTCGTCCCAGCATCTACAATGTACTTTTTGAAGAAAATGTTATTCCGGACAGGGAACTCGGTCCACCGGAAACTTTTAAATTCACCTTGTTTCAGCCCAATTCTCTCAACAGCGGAATTGAAGCCACCGCAATGCTTTTTGATGGGGCATATCTTTACAGTTTGCGTGCTTCAAAGCTTTATAAAGAACTCATAGCAGGTGAAAAAGCAGTCACAGAACGTGATGTAAGAATCAATATTACCAAAGCATATGCTGCCGTATTGATAGCACAGGAAAACAAATTGATTTTGCAAAACAACATCAAAAATACAGAAAGTGCCCTGAGGGAAGTGAAAGCATTGTTTGACAATGGATTTGCAGAATCATTGGATTTGGACCGAATGCAACTGTCTAATGATAATTTGCAAACCGAATTGGCTAAAATTGAGCAGTTAATCGAGGTAAGTAAAAATATCTTAAAATTTCACATGAATTATCCTTTAAATCAGGAAATTGTACTAAGTGACAAGTTGGTTGTTCTGACGGAAAATAGTGCGACAGATTTACTTTCAGATAATGATAGACCTGATTTCAATAAAAGACCTGAATATAATGTCATTAAATTAGGTCAACTATTGAATGACGTGGATTTAAAGAGAACAAAGGCGGGTTATCTTCCTACTGCAAGAGCATTTGTTAACGCGCAGGCAAATTTATTCAGACAAAATCTTTTCGACAACTCAGAAACCGGATGGATACCTCAGTCAGCTATCGGATTAAGTATCAATATTCCAATTTATGACGGTGGCGATAAAAGTGCAAAATTACAAAGAATCCGACTGAACATTCAGAAATCAGATGTTCAGAAAGAGATTTTTGAAAAAGGGGTAACTTTAGAATTAAAAAATGCTTCATATGCTTTGAAAAACGCACTAAGTGTTCTTGAAAGTAGAAAAAAATCACTTGAAATTTCTCAAAGAATTTATGATAAAACGATGATTAAATTTAGAGAAGGTGTAGGGTCAAGTGTGGAAGTTACACAAGCAGAAGCTTCATTGTATCAGGCACAGGGTGTTTATATTAATGCAATATATGATCTGTTAAGTGCCAAAATTAATTACAACAATATTTCCGGTAAAATTTAA
- a CDS encoding TetR/AcrR family transcriptional regulator produces MQLKDTLWTSALELFLKYGIKSVSMDDLAKSLGISKKTIYTCIVNKEDLILKVLKNHLDNDEKIILQITKESKDALDEMVQITNHVLLFLRKIKPTIIYDLKKYHPQVWKLIENQHFPFIENVIKNNLIRGQSESLYRKDANPDIISKLYVVKSLNIVDEDRFPLTEYNRTDLLMQMILYHLNGIVSDEGKTKLNLIKFKPN; encoded by the coding sequence ATGCAATTAAAAGATACTTTGTGGACTTCGGCACTGGAATTATTCCTGAAGTATGGAATTAAAAGTGTCAGTATGGATGATTTGGCTAAATCACTTGGGATTTCAAAAAAAACCATTTACACCTGTATTGTCAACAAAGAAGATCTGATTCTGAAAGTCCTGAAAAATCATTTGGATAATGATGAAAAAATCATACTACAAATCACAAAGGAATCAAAAGACGCTTTGGATGAGATGGTTCAGATTACCAATCACGTGCTTTTATTCTTAAGGAAAATAAAGCCAACTATCATTTATGATCTGAAAAAATATCATCCGCAAGTCTGGAAACTGATAGAAAACCAACACTTCCCTTTTATAGAGAATGTCATAAAAAACAATTTAATCAGAGGGCAATCCGAAAGCCTGTATCGTAAAGATGCCAATCCGGACATAATCTCAAAATTGTATGTGGTAAAATCACTTAACATTGTTGACGAAGACAGATTTCCACTGACAGAATATAACAGAACTGATCTGTTGATGCAAATGATACTTTACCACTTGAATGGTATTGTCTCTGACGAAGGTAAAACAAAATTAAATCTAATAAAATTTAAACCGAACTAA